From a single Chitinophaga sp. Cy-1792 genomic region:
- a CDS encoding NADH-quinone oxidoreductase subunit J, whose translation MGMSIQQIIFMVLSFVALVSALGVVLSKNPVSSVLCLIITFFAIAGHYILLNAQFLAVVHIIVYAGAIMVLFLYVMMLMNLNAEVEPQKRNWLKYAGAISGGALLVVLVAALRDASMPALTDNASEVGLIHNLGKLLFTQYVIPFEVSSILFLSAMVGAVVIGKKD comes from the coding sequence TTCGTAGCGCTGGTATCAGCTCTGGGCGTGGTATTGAGTAAAAATCCGGTATCCAGTGTATTGTGTCTGATCATTACGTTCTTCGCAATCGCGGGTCATTATATTCTGCTCAATGCTCAGTTTCTGGCAGTTGTGCATATCATCGTTTATGCGGGAGCCATCATGGTATTGTTCCTTTATGTAATGATGCTGATGAACCTGAACGCGGAAGTAGAACCACAGAAACGGAACTGGCTGAAATATGCGGGCGCCATCAGTGGCGGTGCATTACTGGTAGTACTGGTAGCGGCATTGCGTGATGCAAGCATGCCTGCATTAACTGACAATGCTTCAGAAGTAGGATTAATCCATAACCTCGGTAAACTGTTGTTTACCCAGTATGTTATTCCTTTTGAAGTGAGCAGTATCCTGTTTCTGAGTGCAATGGTAGGTGCTGTAGTAATTGGTAAAAAAGACTGA
- the nuoK gene encoding NADH-quinone oxidoreductase subunit NuoK has product MPVQYYIFLSIALFCIGVMGVLMRRNAIIIFMCIELMLNAVNLLLVAFSKMWADAGRVDAGSAQLFVFFIMVVAAAEVAVGLAVITMVYRNTHSVDINILNRLKN; this is encoded by the coding sequence ATGCCTGTTCAATATTACATATTCCTGAGTATCGCCCTGTTTTGCATTGGTGTGATGGGAGTACTGATGCGCAGAAATGCCATCATCATCTTTATGTGCATAGAGCTGATGTTAAATGCGGTAAACCTGCTGCTGGTAGCATTTTCTAAAATGTGGGCAGATGCCGGAAGGGTAGATGCCGGATCAGCGCAGCTGTTCGTATTCTTTATTATGGTGGTAGCTGCTGCGGAAGTAGCCGTAGGTCTGGCTGTCATCACCATGGTCTACAGAAATACACACTCGGTAGATATTAACATTCTTAACAGGCTGAAAAATTAA
- the nuoL gene encoding NADH-quinone oxidoreductase subunit L: MINLVWLVPFLPLLGFLVNGLGRRFLSKSLVGFVGSSTVLAAFVVSLLIFFQVKAPGFTPQTVTLFDFISVGSLNIPFAFQVDQLSALFLLIITGVGTLIHIYSTAYMHDESNEGFARYFAYLNLFVFSMLILVLGANYVMMFIGWEGVGLCSYLLIGFWFKNTSYNNAAKKAFIMNRIGDLGFLLGIFFIITQFGTVTFPEVFAKAAPLGMNSPVLIAIAAFLFIGATGKSAQIPLYTWLPDAMAGPTPVSALIHAATMVTAGIYMIARSNIIYTLAPCVQSIVAIIGVVTAVFAASIALKQNDIKKVLAYSTVSQLGYMFLALGVGAYGAAVFHVMTHAFFKAMLFLGSGSVIHAMGGEQDIRKMGGLKKYMPTTHITFLIGCLAIAGVPGLSGFFSKDEILASAFGVNISYYVLGLFGALMTAFYMFRLYAMTFLGEFRGTHEQEHHLHESPAAMTIPLVILAFFSVFSGYVGMPEVFHAPNFLAEYLEPIFAPSAPFAVAHHLGAGTEWMLMGISSVLVIIMIVVAVKKFSGYQYTDAENTGFAKVLENKWYVDEIYDAVIVRPLYELARFFRDTIEKSGIDRLVNGVGRGVKWGSQQIRLIQTGNVGFYIFAMVIGMIVLFVIGFLL, encoded by the coding sequence ATGATTAATCTAGTTTGGCTGGTACCATTTTTACCATTATTAGGTTTCCTGGTGAATGGATTGGGACGCAGGTTTTTATCCAAGTCCCTCGTAGGGTTTGTTGGAAGCAGTACGGTGTTGGCTGCCTTTGTGGTGAGCTTATTAATATTTTTCCAGGTGAAAGCACCGGGATTCACCCCGCAAACAGTAACCCTGTTTGATTTCATCTCAGTTGGATCACTTAACATCCCGTTTGCCTTCCAGGTAGATCAGCTGAGCGCTTTATTCCTCCTGATAATTACGGGCGTAGGTACATTGATTCATATCTACTCTACCGCTTACATGCATGATGAAAGTAATGAAGGTTTTGCCAGGTACTTCGCGTATCTCAACCTCTTCGTATTCTCCATGCTTATTCTTGTACTTGGTGCAAACTACGTGATGATGTTTATCGGATGGGAAGGTGTAGGTCTTTGCTCTTACCTCCTCATCGGTTTCTGGTTTAAAAATACCAGCTATAACAATGCTGCGAAGAAAGCCTTTATCATGAACCGTATTGGTGACCTCGGATTCCTGCTGGGTATCTTCTTCATCATTACACAATTTGGTACGGTTACTTTCCCTGAAGTTTTTGCAAAAGCAGCTCCACTGGGTATGAATTCTCCGGTGCTGATTGCTATTGCAGCTTTCCTCTTTATTGGTGCTACCGGTAAATCAGCGCAGATTCCGCTGTATACCTGGTTACCTGATGCGATGGCGGGTCCTACTCCAGTATCTGCCCTGATCCACGCTGCTACCATGGTTACTGCGGGTATCTATATGATTGCACGTAGCAATATCATATATACACTTGCGCCTTGTGTACAGTCGATCGTTGCTATCATCGGTGTTGTTACCGCTGTATTTGCTGCTTCTATCGCGCTCAAACAAAATGATATCAAGAAAGTATTGGCTTACTCTACGGTGAGCCAGCTGGGTTATATGTTCCTTGCACTGGGCGTTGGCGCTTACGGTGCAGCAGTTTTCCATGTAATGACACACGCTTTCTTTAAAGCGATGCTGTTCCTCGGTTCCGGTTCTGTTATCCATGCGATGGGTGGCGAACAGGATATTCGTAAAATGGGCGGACTGAAAAAATACATGCCTACAACGCATATTACCTTCTTAATTGGCTGTCTGGCTATCGCCGGTGTGCCTGGTTTGTCCGGTTTCTTCTCCAAGGATGAAATCCTGGCCAGTGCATTTGGTGTGAACATCAGCTATTATGTATTAGGTTTATTTGGTGCACTGATGACTGCCTTCTATATGTTCCGTTTGTATGCTATGACATTCCTCGGCGAATTCCGTGGTACACACGAACAGGAGCATCATCTGCATGAAAGTCCTGCTGCAATGACTATTCCATTGGTTATTCTGGCATTTTTCTCTGTATTCAGTGGTTATGTTGGTATGCCGGAAGTATTCCATGCACCAAATTTCCTGGCTGAATACCTGGAACCAATCTTCGCTCCGTCTGCTCCTTTTGCAGTAGCACACCACCTGGGTGCAGGTACTGAATGGATGCTGATGGGAATCAGTTCTGTGCTGGTGATCATTATGATTGTAGTAGCGGTGAAGAAATTCAGTGGCTACCAGTATACCGATGCAGAGAACACTGGTTTTGCAAAAGTATTGGAGAACAAATGGTATGTTGATGAAATATATGATGCCGTTATCGTACGTCCATTATACGAACTCGCCCGTTTCTTCCGTGATACAATTGAAAAGTCCGGAATTGACAGGCTGGTAAATGGTGTTGGCCGCGGTGTTAAATGGGGAAGTCAGCAGATCCGTCTTATCCAGACCGGTAACGTTGGATTCTACATCTTTGCCATGGTCATCGGTATGATCGTATTATTTGTGATCGGATTCTTATTATAA